In a genomic window of Sulfurimonas denitrificans DSM 1251:
- a CDS encoding class I SAM-dependent methyltransferase has product MQNIIMEILNSLDVKRGDRVLDFGCGDANLVKFINENEYTCYGVDIQLDIINLAKRRFQESFLNPDLLRAIPIIRDGYTIKNHGFRLPFEDEFFDCVVSFQVFEHISNIEEVIKELYRVVKVDGKVYLEFPSSYTIVEPHLEIPFVHYLKYSKFRENYIFFFAKLKKIDEPRKYAKIQNDYLKTSCFYRFHNEFDKLFKDGGFAKKDYSYERRSLRVQKDKVFTLRELLLYKQRRYDNKSNLNSFGYGVKIYLKIHAFFYSILTNRMIVFTKEDK; this is encoded by the coding sequence ATGCAAAATATTATCATGGAAATTTTGAACTCCTTAGATGTTAAAAGAGGTGATAGAGTTCTAGATTTTGGTTGTGGTGATGCAAACCTAGTAAAATTTATCAATGAGAATGAATATACATGCTACGGAGTAGATATTCAATTAGATATCATAAATTTAGCAAAAAGAAGATTTCAAGAATCATTTCTAAACCCTGATTTACTAAGAGCTATCCCAATAATAAGAGATGGTTATACCATTAAAAATCATGGCTTCAGATTACCTTTTGAAGATGAGTTTTTTGATTGTGTAGTATCTTTTCAAGTCTTTGAACATATTAGCAATATAGAAGAAGTTATTAAAGAGCTTTATCGAGTTGTAAAAGTTGATGGTAAAGTTTACTTAGAGTTTCCATCTAGCTATACGATAGTTGAGCCGCATCTTGAAATACCATTCGTACATTATTTAAAATATAGTAAATTTAGAGAAAATTACATCTTTTTTTTTGCAAAGCTAAAAAAAATAGATGAGCCAAGAAAGTATGCCAAGATACAAAATGATTATTTAAAAACATCATGCTTTTACAGGTTTCATAATGAGTTTGACAAGCTGTTTAAAGATGGCGGTTTTGCCAAAAAAGACTACTCGTACGAAAGACGTTCTCTTAGAGTGCAAAAAGACAAAGTTTTTACATTAAGAGAACTTCTTTTATATAAACAAAGAAGATATGATAATAAGAGTAATTTAAATAGTTTTGGTTACGGAGTGAAAATATACTTAAAAATACATGCATTTTTTTACTCTATTCTAACAAACAGAATGATAGTTTTTACAAAGGAAGATAAATGA
- a CDS encoding radical SAM protein produces the protein MLSIIEKFPTRIAIELTPICNLACNMCPRHIIDKNSGFLDFELWKRLLDEIKEFSPDTIVLPFWRGESLLHKEFVKFSKYALEKNIRLHISTNGHHVKDEKAKILSKYEFITFSLHTKEGFESALDFVKKYKTNTNTIQASFVECESEMMPFLDELIQSENFCGFDAIRLYEEHTKEGKFGYSGKEIFESRIFCPKLTNTLVISSDGYISRCNHIWKTENYNLNTKSIKEAWASEVMGDIKNNYPDSMCLSCDQWSGNTNGKIWKKEDNLLSEINIGNI, from the coding sequence ATGTTATCTATAATTGAAAAATTTCCTACCAGAATTGCTATAGAATTGACACCAATATGCAATCTAGCTTGCAATATGTGCCCTAGACATATCATTGATAAAAATAGCGGTTTTCTTGATTTTGAATTATGGAAAAGGTTATTAGATGAAATCAAAGAGTTTTCCCCAGATACTATTGTTTTGCCTTTTTGGAGAGGAGAGAGTCTTCTTCATAAAGAGTTTGTCAAATTCTCCAAGTATGCCCTAGAAAAAAACATCAGATTACACATCTCTACAAATGGACACCATGTTAAAGATGAAAAAGCTAAAATCTTATCAAAGTATGAGTTTATAACGTTTTCTCTTCATACAAAAGAGGGTTTTGAAAGTGCTCTTGATTTTGTAAAAAAATATAAAACTAATACAAATACTATTCAAGCTTCATTTGTAGAGTGTGAAAGTGAAATGATGCCTTTTTTAGATGAGCTAATTCAATCAGAGAACTTTTGCGGCTTTGATGCTATTAGGCTTTATGAGGAGCATACAAAGGAGGGCAAGTTTGGATATTCAGGAAAAGAGATATTTGAGTCAAGAATCTTTTGCCCAAAATTGACAAACACTTTAGTTATATCATCTGATGGCTATATATCAAGATGCAACCATATCTGGAAAACAGAAAATTACAATCTAAACACTAAAAGTATAAAAGAAGCTTGGGCAAGTGAAGTTATGGGTGATATAAAAAACAATTATCCCGATAGTATGTGTTTGTCATGTGACCAATGGAGCGGAAATACAAATGGAAAAATATGGAAAAAAGAAGATAATTTACTTAGTGAAATAAACATAGGAAATATTTAG